The Deltaproteobacteria bacterium genome window below encodes:
- the mdh gene encoding malate dehydrogenase translates to MPRRNKITIVGAGNVGATAAHWAVQKHLGDVVLVDIKEGLPQGKALDLSEASPVFDFDCDVIGVNDYDKTAGSDVVVITAGVPRKKDPVTGKFTSRDELVEINRQIVGEVTRQIAQRSPEAVLICVSNPLDAMCHVMLAESGFPSQRVIGMAGVLDTARYKYFIAQALGVSVEDIHGMVLGGHGDTMVPLPTHTSVGGIPLTELLPQDTIDAIIARTRNGGGEIVGLLGYSGYYAPAAASIAMVESIVRDKKRVLPCAAYLDGQYGYKDLYIGVPCVLGSKGVEKVIEMKLGAKEKEMLEVSAKAVREVVAILPYGKK, encoded by the coding sequence ATGCCACGCCGCAACAAGATCACGATCGTCGGAGCTGGAAACGTCGGAGCCACCGCCGCCCACTGGGCAGTGCAGAAGCACCTCGGTGACGTGGTGCTGGTCGACATCAAGGAAGGTCTGCCGCAGGGCAAGGCGCTCGATCTGTCGGAGGCCTCGCCGGTGTTCGACTTCGACTGCGACGTCATCGGCGTCAACGACTACGACAAGACCGCCGGCTCCGACGTGGTCGTGATCACCGCCGGCGTGCCGCGCAAGAAGGACCCCGTCACGGGCAAGTTCACCAGCCGCGACGAGCTGGTCGAGATCAACCGCCAGATCGTCGGCGAGGTCACCCGCCAGATCGCCCAGCGCTCGCCCGAGGCCGTGCTCATCTGCGTGAGCAACCCACTCGACGCGATGTGCCACGTGATGCTGGCCGAGTCGGGCTTCCCGTCGCAGCGCGTGATCGGCATGGCCGGCGTGCTCGACACCGCCCGCTACAAGTACTTCATCGCGCAGGCGCTCGGCGTCTCGGTCGAGGACATCCACGGCATGGTGCTCGGCGGCCACGGCGACACCATGGTGCCGCTGCCGACCCACACCTCGGTCGGCGGCATCCCGCTCACCGAGCTGCTGCCGCAGGACACCATCGACGCCATCATCGCGCGCACCCGCAACGGCGGCGGCGAGATCGTCGGCCTGCTGGGCTACTCGGGCTACTACGCGCCCGCGGCCGCCAGCATCGCGATGGTCGAGTCGATCGTCCGCGACAAGAAGCGCGTGCTGCCCTGTGCCGCCTACCTCGACGGGCAGTACGGCTACAAGGACCTCTACATCGGCGTGCCCTGCGTGCTCGGCAGCAAGGGTGTCGAGAAGGTCATCGAGATGAAGCTCGGCGCCAAGGAGAAGGAGATGCTCGAGGTCTCCGCCAAGGCGGTGCGCGAGGTCGTCGCGATCCTCCCCTACGGAAAGAAGTGA
- the sucC gene encoding ADP-forming succinate--CoA ligase subunit beta: MKIHEYQGKELLRQGGVPVPLSRVAFSPAEAATAAAALIGETGNEVVVVKAQIHAGGRGKGRFREHADLGGVKVVRGADAAAEVAAKMLGSTLVTIQTGPEGKLVQRLLVEQGMDIARELYLAITLDRATGRNTVMASSEGGMEIEEVAATHPEKILRETIDPALGLRDYQARKLAFGLGLGSDGAKKLALFLRKLVAAYDRLDCSLLEVNPLVVTKSGDIVALDAKVNFDDNALYRHADVEALRDPTEEDPSELEAKNFDLSYIKLDGTIGCMVNGAGLAMATMDIIKFFGAEPANFLDVGGGATAEKVTAAFKIITKDKACKGILVNIFGGIMKCDTIANGVIAAVKEVGLKVPLVVRLEGTNVELGRELLDNSGLQVTTASSLRDAAAKIVEMTK; this comes from the coding sequence ATGAAAATCCACGAGTACCAGGGCAAGGAGCTGCTGCGTCAGGGCGGCGTGCCGGTGCCGCTTTCGCGGGTGGCGTTCTCGCCCGCCGAGGCCGCGACCGCGGCCGCGGCCCTGATCGGCGAGACCGGCAACGAAGTCGTCGTCGTCAAGGCGCAGATCCATGCGGGTGGACGCGGCAAGGGTCGCTTCCGCGAGCACGCCGACCTCGGCGGCGTGAAGGTGGTCCGTGGCGCCGACGCGGCGGCCGAGGTCGCCGCCAAGATGCTGGGCAGCACGCTCGTGACGATCCAGACCGGGCCCGAGGGCAAGCTCGTGCAGCGATTGCTCGTCGAGCAGGGCATGGACATCGCGCGCGAGCTCTACCTCGCGATCACCCTCGATCGCGCGACCGGTCGCAACACCGTGATGGCGTCGTCCGAGGGCGGCATGGAGATCGAAGAGGTCGCGGCCACGCACCCGGAGAAGATTCTCCGTGAGACCATCGATCCGGCCCTGGGTCTGCGCGACTACCAGGCCCGCAAGCTCGCGTTCGGGCTCGGGCTCGGCAGCGACGGCGCCAAGAAGCTGGCGCTGTTCCTGCGCAAGCTGGTCGCCGCCTACGATCGGCTCGACTGCTCGCTGCTCGAGGTCAACCCGCTGGTGGTGACCAAGTCCGGCGACATCGTGGCGCTCGACGCCAAGGTCAACTTCGACGACAACGCGCTGTACCGCCACGCCGACGTCGAGGCCCTGCGCGACCCCACGGAGGAAGACCCCTCCGAGCTCGAGGCCAAGAACTTCGACCTCAGCTACATCAAGCTCGACGGCACCATCGGCTGCATGGTCAACGGTGCCGGCCTGGCGATGGCGACCATGGACATCATCAAGTTCTTCGGTGCCGAGCCGGCGAACTTCCTCGACGTCGGCGGTGGCGCGACCGCCGAGAAGGTCACCGCGGCGTTCAAGATCATCACCAAGGACAAGGCCTGCAAGGGCATCCTGGTGAACATCTTCGGCGGCATCATGAAGTGCGACACCATCGCCAACGGCGTGATCGCGGCGGTCAAGGAGGTCGGCCTCAAGGTGCCGCTGGTGGTGCGCCTCGAGGGCACCAACGTCGAGCTCGGCCGCGAGCTGCTCGACAACAGCGGTCTGCAGGTGACGACCGCATCCTCGCTGCGCGACGCCGCGGCCAAGATCGTGGAGATGACGAAATGA
- the sucD gene encoding succinate--CoA ligase subunit alpha, with product MSVLVDRNTRLLVQGITGKTGLFHATQSLAYGTKVVAGVTPGKGGERVLAEMDNPAGGKGVPVFDTVADAVRETGANASVIFVPPPLAADAILEAADAGVPLLVCITEGIPVADMIAVRRAIAERPVRLIGPNCPGIITPEQCRIGIMPGYIHKPGKIGVVSRSGTLTYEAVHQLTTLGLGQTTAIGIGGDPVNGTNFVDCLRLFNDDGATEGIVMIGEIGGSAEEDGAAFIQAHVRKPVVGFIAGTTAPPGKRMGHAGAIISGGKGTAGAKLDAMREAGVHIAETPSDIGQTMVRALGRS from the coding sequence ATGAGCGTGCTGGTCGACCGCAACACCCGCCTGCTCGTGCAGGGCATCACCGGCAAGACCGGCCTCTTCCACGCCACGCAGTCGCTCGCCTACGGCACCAAGGTCGTGGCCGGGGTCACCCCCGGCAAGGGTGGCGAGCGCGTGCTCGCCGAGATGGACAACCCCGCCGGTGGCAAGGGCGTGCCGGTGTTCGACACCGTCGCCGACGCGGTGCGCGAGACCGGGGCCAACGCCTCGGTCATCTTCGTGCCGCCGCCGCTCGCCGCCGACGCGATCCTCGAGGCCGCCGACGCTGGCGTGCCGCTGCTCGTGTGCATCACCGAGGGCATCCCGGTCGCCGACATGATCGCGGTGCGTCGCGCCATCGCCGAGCGCCCGGTGCGACTCATCGGGCCCAACTGCCCCGGCATCATCACGCCCGAGCAGTGCCGCATCGGCATCATGCCCGGCTACATCCACAAGCCCGGCAAGATCGGCGTGGTCTCGCGCTCCGGCACGCTGACGTACGAGGCCGTGCACCAGCTGACGACGCTGGGCCTGGGTCAGACCACCGCCATCGGCATCGGCGGCGATCCGGTGAACGGCACCAACTTCGTCGACTGCCTGCGGCTGTTCAACGACGACGGCGCCACCGAGGGCATCGTGATGATCGGCGAGATCGGGGGCAGTGCCGAGGAGGACGGCGCCGCGTTCATCCAGGCGCACGTGCGCAAGCCCGTGGTCGGGTTCATCGCCGGCACCACCGCGCCGCCGGGCAAGCGCATGGGCCACGCCGGCGCGATCATCTCGGGTGGCAAGGGCACCGCGGGTGCCAAGCTCGACGCGATGCGCGAGGCCGGCGTGCACATTGCCGAGACGCCCTCGGACATCGGTCAGACCATGGTGCGCGCGCTCGGCCGCAGCTGA
- a CDS encoding cob(I)yrinic acid a,c-diamide adenosyltransferase, protein MVYISKVYTRSGDDGGTMLASGERIGKDHLRIRSYGDIDELNAQIGVLRIELQRADEAKDAGFVATADAELARIQHELFNLGAELATPSAVDEVPKLAVHDRHVARLEHEIDAHNALLEPLRSFVLPGGGAVAAVCHVARTVCRRAERELVALAHGDRVRGEALRYVNRLSDYLFVLSRAAARAWQEPEVLWDPASVEQP, encoded by the coding sequence ATGGTCTACATCTCGAAGGTCTACACACGCAGCGGTGACGACGGCGGCACCATGCTCGCCAGCGGCGAGCGCATCGGGAAGGACCACCTGCGCATCCGCAGCTACGGCGACATCGACGAGCTCAACGCCCAGATCGGCGTGCTGCGCATCGAGCTGCAGCGCGCCGACGAAGCGAAGGATGCCGGCTTCGTCGCGACCGCCGACGCCGAGCTCGCACGCATCCAGCACGAGCTCTTCAACCTGGGCGCCGAGCTGGCCACGCCGAGCGCGGTCGACGAGGTGCCCAAGCTCGCGGTGCACGACCGTCACGTCGCGCGACTCGAGCACGAGATCGATGCCCACAACGCCCTGCTCGAGCCGCTGCGCAGCTTCGTGCTGCCGGGCGGCGGTGCGGTCGCGGCGGTCTGTCACGTGGCGCGCACGGTGTGCCGCCGAGCCGAGCGCGAGCTGGTGGCGCTGGCCCACGGCGACCGCGTGCGCGGCGAGGCGCTGCGCTACGTCAACCGCCTGAGCGACTACCTGTTCGTGCTCTCGCGTGCGGCCGCCCGCGCGTGGCAGGAGCCCGAGGTGCTCTGGGATCCCGCGTCGGTGGAGCAGCCGTGA
- a CDS encoding 1,4-dihydroxy-6-naphthoate synthase — MFDGVVHGRVALDGIVLSPVIEDIEALNARACDPDAARLDLTKLSVGALPEALGEYAVLGAGAALGRGVGPLVVRQAARDDLGGLAALGQHRVAIPGVRTTAWRLLQAFAPQVVPVPMRFDHVMPAVAAGEVDAGLVIHEGRFTYGAHGLHCIADLGVCWEQDTGLPVPLGVITARRSLSRSLVARFEHALSGSIALAFREPAASRPWVESLAQELSGDVIDRHIALYVNDDSRRLSDEGRRAIETLLRRCGATGSPWPDDG, encoded by the coding sequence ATGTTCGACGGCGTGGTCCACGGGCGCGTCGCCCTCGACGGCATCGTGCTGTCGCCTGTCATCGAGGACATCGAGGCGCTCAACGCCCGCGCCTGCGATCCCGACGCTGCGCGACTCGACCTCACCAAGCTGAGCGTCGGCGCGCTGCCCGAGGCGCTGGGTGAGTACGCGGTGCTCGGTGCCGGTGCGGCGCTCGGGCGCGGCGTGGGCCCGTTGGTGGTACGGCAGGCCGCGCGCGACGATCTCGGCGGCCTGGCCGCGCTCGGGCAGCACCGCGTGGCCATCCCCGGCGTGCGCACCACCGCGTGGCGCCTCCTGCAGGCCTTCGCGCCGCAGGTGGTGCCGGTGCCGATGCGCTTCGATCACGTGATGCCGGCGGTGGCCGCCGGCGAGGTCGATGCCGGGCTCGTCATCCACGAGGGCCGCTTCACCTACGGCGCCCACGGCCTGCACTGCATCGCGGACCTCGGGGTCTGCTGGGAGCAGGACACCGGACTGCCGGTGCCACTCGGGGTCATCACCGCCCGGCGCTCGCTGTCACGGTCGCTCGTCGCTCGCTTCGAGCACGCGCTGTCGGGCTCGATCGCGCTGGCGTTTCGCGAGCCCGCGGCGTCGCGCCCGTGGGTCGAGTCGCTCGCGCAAGAGCTGAGCGGCGACGTCATCGATCGCCACATCGCGCTGTACGTCAACGACGACAGCCGCCGTCTTTCGGACGAGGGACGGCGCGCCATCGAGACGCTGTTGCGCCGCTGCGGTGCGACCGGCTCGCCCTGGCCCGACGACGGCTGA